Within Pecten maximus chromosome 15, xPecMax1.1, whole genome shotgun sequence, the genomic segment AGGTGTCACGCGGAAGCGATCACGAGATATTGTGGCATTCAACTCATCGGTTCTTGCATTTTTGAACTGGGAATGCCGATAAGCGTTAAACATTTATCGGTTATATTTTTAAGATAAAACACCAAAAATAATTTCTTAAGGAATTATCGTAACAACACGTGATCATTTACACAATTATACATCCTCATTAAACGTGTCAGACTGTTGACGTAATAATGCATTGTCGACAGGAAACGCAAGTCATTCACCCTAAATACTGGCCTTATAAATCACGCATGCTTAATAAACGAGGTGCACCGATGTCCTTGGAGAAAGAATGATAACGTTGTTTTAAGCCATTTGTTTCAATGAAACTTACCACACATGGAAATGGGGAACGATATCCTAGATAAAACCCTTTAAGAAACTACTTTATATGCATACACGTCATTAATGTACAGCTGTAAAAAGACATGAGATAGGCGACTCGGTCGAGACATATCATATAAGCCAAAGACAGACATACAACACCTCATTATGGACACATTACCACCAAATAAAACATTCTGCCTAGTTTTTTCCTGCATACTTCTCCGGCTTAACGCTCAGCATcttttggagtgggacgactggttctcCCTGTTGTCCGTATAATGTGATCAGCtgatgtcctgctgggtgtcttcggcagtatgttccagtgaggtagcactataaagtcggcatcagttccgcgctatcacacggagacaaacaagAACATACCGCATTCCCCCAAatcacacacattcaccacacgcatgcattcGCACACAGTGGAGGCCATCTTTAAATATgcatagctgttaataggacgttaaacaaaaaatgtaattcGTTTTATTAATTGTTTCTTACGTCGGGCAATGGGTGATTACTATTTGATTCCAAAGTTAATTGCCCTTGACGATCTGTCTGTATCTACTTATTCTTTTTCCTAACAAGGGTCGGGTTACAAAACTTGATTATTTGCGGACACGATGGTTGCAAGTTGATCTTTTCGTTTCCGGTATCCAAATAAACAACTTCGTACTAGGGTATAACGTAATAGTCTACTCATAAATCAACTGATGTATTAGCAAATGACATTATGTTCCTATAACACGCAGTGCTACTGGTGAAAACACATGTCTCACAACACTATGTATTACAGAGGGGAGGGGTGTTTCTTGTGAAGCTGAGACACGGACCGGTCGTGGATGTGTTCTTACCCTtaccactttacccttattgctttAGATGGCATGCGACGGTCCTCCCGTATGTTGTGAAGTAAAGGTATTTACCAGCTACTTCAACGACACCTCGCCTCAAAATTGCTGTTCACGGCACGGAGAAATTCGCGCTAAATAAGCGAAGGCTATTAAACCATGAAACATCACCACGCATATTATCTTATAGTTTACCTATCGAAATCTCGAAATTAAACCCCGCAAAAAttaccacgtttacagtatatacattttcGCATAATAGTTGTCGGCTATCATACTTCTAATCAAATGGTTGGGTGGTCGGTAggcacattggtaacacacttgcctttcagcaaggcggccggggttcaatcccccgatcggatgtgaaaTCGTATGGGGTCACCGCCTGACCATATGGGTTTCctcgggtactccggtttcctccaatagtaagacccctcgcgtgCTTCATCCGGGCACAAgcgttgatataacttgtttcgcaatggttgtaaaaaaaacccagtttaCATATCAAAtgatttgttgatgaaataatCGATAGGGTGTTGGTGCGAATTAGTGCCACTACATGTATCTCGACTagaccaaaataaaaatactggGACTAATCGTTTACTTCATTCATAAGATCGGATACAGTGATGTCATCAACAAATCTTTGGCTGACTGTAGGATTAGTAGAAGTTGGTTAACACTACTTTATACAACTCTCTTGTTAACTCTGAAACAGCGAGATTATCAAGAAAATTATGTGAATGTGAACTCATATGTTACATATTTAGATTTTTAAAGGAAGAGTGTTCGAAAGAAATTGCCTATCGCGTAGTATTTGTGTTTGTATGTTAAAGGAAAGGTGTTCGAAATAGATAATCTATTGCGTgcttgtatgttacagaaaatgTGCTCAAAGAGGCagactattttttttaactatttgcttgttttttttaacaggAGATGAGGTTGTATTATTACTTACTGATTTATTTTGTATGGTAACTTACAGAAAAATGTCCGAAACAGATATACTCTCATTATTTGTTGATCTTAAAGGAAATGTGTCCGAAACATATCACATATGTActtttatttgatatgtatttatgttgtatCTTACAGGAAATTTATTCGCATCAGATGTACTATCTTtacttcttcttcttcttcttcttcttcttcttcttcttcttcttcttcttaagGTATATCCTGAAAGAGATTTACTgtcatgaaatatttgtttcttttgtaTCTTGCAGGAAATGTGTCCGAAAGAGATGTACTATCATTCACTATCGACGTCACCAACAATCCAGGTCCTCTTGAAGCACTGAGTGCGCATTTGTGGATATTAATGCGCAAGCGCAAGCGGAAGAACAATCGAGGAAAAAAGATTTTCTTGGATGTATTGCGAATAGACGATAATGATACGGGTCACGAGGTGTTGACTAGCTTAATCACACGTGTCAAGAAGACAAGATGGCAGAAAGTGAGTCTGCCGGTCACGTTTATCCAGTCACTTTTAGACTCCAATAGACGACGACTAAGGCTTAGAATCAGATGTAGGAAATGTGGAAAAGTCGTACGTccagttttgtttaaaaaacacaaaaatctCAAAAGAAAATCACACAAAAGGATTTTGCCGAAAGAGAGGAAGCGATCGCATCAAAAACGGCGAGCCGCTAAGATGCGCAGACTGAACAGGAGGTCTCGTAAACGTGAACGGATTCCACCATTCCTCGTTATAAGCACAAGATACAAACATACTGTATCGGCCAGAGGAGGGTAATATATTAACTGCTTGAGTCCAAGAGGAAACGTTTAAAGTATCTTTACAACTGCGATATGTCGGAGTCGTAAAGACACGTTATGTAAGTGTGTGGcagttatatctatataactaccGGTTGGTAAATATTCCATTATGACGTCAAAGAT encodes:
- the LOC117344248 gene encoding uncharacterized protein LOC117344248 — encoded protein: MLWGSVIISHLLTVCLLVSMISGFAIGQSSDHMANTYRIKRANSPVPRGFNGRSVFNRKDRGLQYSTGARANCTRNCGHKKGFQMKFNEMIHIQRLKNQIIQKLGLSTDEKGDVQTPFNTNSLTRNSNTTPKLEKRKKQHPKKETSYIREFSEIISFSEKAGNVSERDVLSFTIDVTNNPGPLEALSAHLWILMRKRKRKNNRGKKIFLDVLRIDDNDTGHEVLTSLITRVKKTRWQKVSLPVTFIQSLLDSNRRRLRLRIRCRKCGKVVRPVLFKKHKNLKRKSHKRILPKERKRSHQKRRAAKMRRLNRRSRKRERIPPFLVISTRYKHTVSARGG